In the Vallitalea okinawensis genome, AGGTCATTTATCCCTAATTGAATCATCAGCTAAGGAAAATGATATAACAGTATTGAGTATTTATATTAACCCAACTCAATTTGGACCTAATGAGGATTTAGATCAATATCCAAGGGACTTAGAAAATGATAAGAAATTAGCCGAAGAAGCTGGAGCAGATATAATATTTATACCAGATAATGAGATGATGTATAAAACTCATCATGCCACTTTTGTCAATGTTAATGGACTTACAAATCATTTATGTGGTGCTTCTAGACCAACACATTTTGAAGGGGTAACAACCATTGTCACAAAATTATTTAATATCGTTCAACCTAATCGAGCTTATTTTGGGCAAAAAGATGCTCAACAAGCTATTGTTATTAAGCGAATGGTTGAAGATCTTAACATGCCTTTAAAAGTAGTAGTTTGTCCGATTGTTCGAGAAAAAGATGGTTTGGCAATGAGCTCTAGAAATGCTTATTTAAGCAAGGAAGAAAGAAAACAAGCTACTATTCTGTATAAAGCTTTACAGGAAGCTAAATCACGGATTGAACAAGGGCAGCGTTCTGCCACCGAGATCAGAGACTTGATGGAGCAGATGATTCAAACACAACCAGCCGCTACAATTGATTATGTTAGTATAGTAAGTGAGAAAACACTAGAAGACATAGATGTATTAGAAGGTAAAATTCTTATAGCTTTAGCAGTAAAAATGGGTAAGACACGACTTATAGATAATCTTCGATTGGAGGTAAATTAATGTTAATTGAAATGATGACAGGTAAATTACACAAAGCACGAGTAACAGATGCTAACCTTAACTATGAGGGAAGTATCACTATTGACGAAGCATTGATTGAAGCTACAGGTATTTTACCTGGGCAAAAAGTGCAGATTGTTAACAATAATAATGGAGCTCGTTTTGAAACCTATGTGATTAAAGGAGAGAGAAATAGTGGAACTATCTGCTTAAACGGGGCTGCTGCAAGACTAGCTCAAAGAGAAGATGTAGTTATTATTATTGCTTATGCGTTGATGGATCGTGAAGAAGCAAAAGAGTTAGTTCCAAAAGTTGCTTTATTAGATGAACATAATAAGATAGTTAAGCATTTTTAGATTTGCAAACTATTATGATACACATAATCATATCTAATGAAGCCTTAGTGAACTAAGTTAGATTATAAGGATGAAATTTACAGTATAAAAGTTGTTGACATTGGAGAAATGCTATGTTAAATTATTAGAGGTAAATTAAACAAAAGATACCTCATCCCAAAAGATGAGGTAGAGGTGCGATATCTATCAGTAACTGTATTGAGGCCGGAAGCCTGTGAGGTATAGTGAAAGGAGCCATCGCCGAAGCTTTAGAAACCAACATCTAGAGCTGGGTCTACATCAAACAGGTGTAGGACTGTCATCAGGTTAGATGCCCATTACCTGATGGAGAGCTATCTCATATAGGGCTAAGAAGGGATAGGTATGTCTAGTATAGATCATATACACCTAATAACTCTTGTTAGGTGTTTTTTTAATGCCTCCCGTCTGTTCATTACCTAAAAGATAGACTCAATTAAATATATAACTCGAATATAAGAGGGAGGAAATAATCATGGATTTTGGATGGTTATCATTGTTACCGCCAGTAATTGCTATTGTGCTTGCACTTGTAACTGGTGAAGTATTATTATCATTATTCGTAGCTGTTTTCATTGGAGCTACAATTTTAGTTGGGGGTAATCCATTACTTGGATTTACTGAAACCTTAAACACACATATTGTTGGGTCACTTACGGACTCTTGGAATATTTCTATATTGATTTTCTGTTTATCCATCGGTGGACTTATTGGAGTCCTCAGCAAGAATGGTGGGACAAAGGGAATTGCTAATCTTATTGTTTCAAAAGCTAAAAATAGTCGGTCAACTTTATTAGCAACTTGGGCAATGGGTCTATTGATCTTCTTTGATGATTATGCTAACTCATTAATTGTTGGTAATACCATGAGAAGTATTACTGATAAGATGGGGGTTCCACGTGAGAAATTAGCCTATATTGTTGACTCAACTGCGGCACCTGTATCCAGTATAGCATTAATCTCAACTTGGGTTGGCTTCGAGCTAGGATTAATTAATGATGGGATTCAAGAAATGTCTCTTAATTTGAGTGCTTATGATGTTTTCTTAGATACACTCCCATATCGTTTTTATAGTATTCTAGCATTAATCTTTGTAGTCATCATTATCGTATCTAGACGTGACTTCGGTCCAATGGCTAAAGCTGAAAGAAGAGCTTCTAAAATGGGAAAACTCTTAGCAGACGGTGCCACACCATTAGTGTCTGATGAAGTCTCTTCAATGGATTCGGATATTGAAAACGGTAAGTGGTACAATGCCATTATTCCTATTATTTCTGTCATTGCAATTACCTTAATAGGTCTTTTTATCAATGGTGGTGGTCTGGACGGTGCAACAGTGAAACAAGCTTTTGGTGATGCTGATGCTAGTGTTGTATTACTTTGGGCTTCTTTTGGAGGATTGATCATAGCTGCTATTATGACATTAGTACAGAGACTACTTTCAATCAAAGAGATCATGGATTCATGGATTTCGGGTGTAAAATCCATGACCATTGCAGCACTTATTCTAGTATTAGCATGGTCATTAGGTGGTGTTAATGGAGAGTTAGGAACCGCTGAGTTTATAGTGGATCTTTCTCAACAAATTAACTTACCAGGATTTTTATTACCAATTATGATGTTTATTATCCCATGTATCGTTGCATTTTCAACAGGGTCATCATGGGGAGCTAATTCTATCGTTATGCCATTAGCCATACCTTTAGCTGTTCAAATTGGTGGACCAGAATTCCTAGTACCTGTTATCGGAGCTGTTTTAACAGGAGCTGTATTTGGTGATCATTGTTCACCAGTATCGGATACAACAATCATGTCATCTATGGCTAGTGCATGTGATCATATAGCACATGTCAAGACACAGACGCCTTATGCTTTAGTTGTTGCAGGTGTAGCCATTATTGTAGGATTCGTACCAGCTGGTTTTGGCTTAAATCCTTTTGTATCTTTATTCTTAGGCGTTTGCGCACTGATCGCTATTGTAATGTTATTTGGTGTAAAAGCCACTGATGAAAGTAAATCTACAAATAAGATTCGAGCATAATAGATTGAATTACCCAGCCTAGATCTCTTATAGATAGGCTGGGTTATTTTATATCATCATTTAATTCATTTTGACTATGTGAATATGACTCGAACTATAGTATAATCGAGAAGAATAAATAATACGAGGAGTGAAGACATGAGAATTGTAGTTCTAGGTGACTTTCATATGGACAAACATGATCAAAACACAACAGCTCAAATGATTGAAGATATCAACTCGGTGAAACCTGATTTAGTCATACCTTTAGGCGACTTTGGAACAAACAAAAACATAGGGTTAGTAGAGGGATTGAAAGAAGCTTTCCAACATTTATCTCATTTAAAATCTCCCATTAGACCCATTATAGGTAACCATGATCTCCATTTTGAAATGGGAAATTATATGATTGAAAAAGGAACATTTGCTAAGGCTTTTATGGAGACATTCAATCTTAGTTCCACTTACGATGTTTTAGAGTTTCCTTCCTATAGATTATTCTTTGTTTGCAATGATAAAATGCCAGAAGATATAGAATGCTTATGTGTCCAAGAATGTTATATTTCAGAAGAACAGTTGAGTTGGATCGAGGAAAAACTAATGGAACGACCCGGTATACCATGTCTATTTTTTTCTCATGCACCTATCGCCACTACTGGACTAAGGGATATACCTGAAGTTCATATTCGTTCAACCAATGCTTATCTTAACCAAAATTTTAATCCATTTAAATTAATGGAGTTAGTTAAAAATTATCCTGAAATTACTATGTGGTTCTCGGCTCATTACCATCTAGGTCACGATCATCAGGATGCTTATAGTAAAAGGAATGGTACACACTTCTTTACAACCGGAGTACATAGTCATCATACACGTGACGGTAATCGCCATAGCCGTGTAATTGATATACTAGATGATGCAATAATGGTATCTACATTGGATCATGTTAAGAGAGGGGTAAAAGAAGAGCCGGATTGGTTGATGAATAAATCCATTACTAATCTTATAGGTTCTCAACCCGAAATTCAAACACGAGTGAAACAGAATCTGAAGCTGCCATCAAGCAAAGAAGCAACGTTCATAGCTCATTGTAGATTAGGGGATGATCGATTAATAGAGGATGGTATGATGTCTTTTATAGATGACCGTTATTTACTGTTGACTGAGAAGGGATATCTATGGGATAGCAATATGGAGCATGGTTGTTTGATGGGGAGTTATCATGTAGGAAAAACATTGGATGCTGCTTGTGCCACAGAGGAATATATCATTAAAGCCCAATCAGGTAACTTAAGCTTTGCAAAAAGTAGAGATCCGAGAAAATATGTTAGAGATGTGAAAGCTGATTCTTTCGTTCATGTGAAGTCTCCAGGAAAGATAAGTGCTATACACGCCTTAACGGTTAGAGTTTTTGCTATTGGGATAAGGGATAGAATACATATCATTGAGTTAAGTAAGAAAGCTAAATGTCATCTAAAATCTGTTATGAAGATGGAATTTCTACCAGTAAGTATCAAGGGAGATAGCGAAGAACTGTATATCATAGATAGTAACCGTCACCTATTTAAACTTAATGTCCCTAAGGGAAATACCACTCAAATAAGTAGTAATGAAGTAAAAGCCATGGAGATGAAAAATGATGTTTTATTAACCATAGAGGATGATGGAGACAACCTATGGTTTGTGCGACGAAAGCAAGGAAGCATTGTAACTAAATCATCCAAGAATATTCACTTACCCGATAATGTAGTATTTAAGATTTTGAATGAGAACAGTGTTGTTATCAAAATTGATAATGGTATTTATCTATATGATTTTACAAATGAAAAGGTCACTATTACTGAACTTCTATCTGGAGATTTTGATTTTGGAGAAATACTTGTAGTTGAAAGTAATAATAAAAGGGTTTTGCTGACTGAGTTCAATGAAAGAGGTCATAAAGATAATACATATATCGGATCATGGGTATTTTAAGAATACATAGGCTATATAGAGAGTGTTAAGGACAGTATGAAACTGTCCTTTTTTTTGACCCTACTTTCCTGTATATACGTGCAGTTACTTTACTTATGTTGGTGAAAAGTATTACTTTTTTGTAAAAAAATATTGAAAAAATATTTAGTCGAAACTTGAAAGTGAACAAATGTGCAGTTTAATTCTAAAAAATAGTGAGAATATGTTCATAATCATTGGATATGTGCAATTATGTAATCATATGTTGTATACTTATAACATACAAAACAGCTTAGCAGTTAAAAACCTATAAAATTTTAACAAAATCAAAAGAATAACTAATAATAGAGTGATCTTATAATAAGTCATATTTAATGAGGTGGGAAAGAAGACATGAATATAACAAAAAAAGTAATAGGGCAACTTGAGAGAGCATATGCCACTGCCATTATGGATTTAAATGAAGAAATGCATTACATTATTGCCTCGGAGGGTGCAAACCAATGTAGAGCTTATAATGCCAGTACATTAGAACATACTATAGTATGGGATGGTCCAGGTGGAACAATGAACATCATCCCAGTTCCAGGTAAAGAAAATGAGTTTATTGCCACTCAAAAATTCTTACCAACCTTTAATGCTGAAGAAAGTAGAATTGTTCATGCAAAATTAACAGAAAAGGATCAATGGGTAGTTACGCCAATTATGACGATACCTTATCTTCACCGCTTCGATGTATTTCTTCTAGACGATGAGCTTCACTTTATTGGAGGTATACTATGCAATAGTAAGGCTTTTAAAGAAGATTGGTCAGATCCAGGTAAAATCGTCGTAGGTAAGTTTCACAAAGATATCTGTAAACCTTTTGACCTTCAAGTGGTATATGAAGGGATTACTAAAAACCATGGATTTTGTGCAACAACTTGGCAAGGTAAGAAAGCTTTTATGATTACAGGTGTTGAAGGTATTTTTGTTACCTATCCACCTAGTACTCCTACTGGACAATGGGAAATAGAACAGTTTTTTAATTTTGAAGTCAGTGATTGCGCCATTTGTGATATTGATGATGATGGAGAGTTAGAAATCGCAACGATTGAAAAGTTCCATGGTGATAAAGGAAAAATTTATAAGCAAATAGATGGTAATTGGAAAGTCATTTATGAACACAATTATGAATTTGGCCACGTCGTATGGGGTGGGAAAATTCTTGGTCAGTCAGCATTTATCATTGCCGGTAGAAAAGGTGATATGGAGATGATTATTTATACTGTTGGTGATAATGGGGAAATAAAGGAAACTCTAGTTGACAACACTGGTGGACCAAGTAATATTGCTGTGGTTAATCTAGAAGATAAAGACATTATTTTAGCTGCTAATCGTCAAATTGGTGAAGTAGCCATTTACGAAATCACTGATTAATGTAATTCATTATAGAGTTGGGGTTAAACTGGAGAATGTATGTCATGATAGACCTCCATGGGTAAGTAGCTTCATAAGCTAGGAGGACTATCATCAAATAAAATGTAGCCAGAAGGCTAAATAAATAGGGGGAAAAAATATGGAACTCATTTTACAAGGCTTTTTAAGTTTCATTAATAAGTTTTTAGGGCAAGCGCCATTGTTGCTTGGTACAGTTGTATTTATTGGTTACATGCTGCTTGGAAAGAAGTGGTATGAATCTTTAGCAGGTTTCATTAAGACATTCGTAGGTTTTAAGATTTTGCAAGTTGGTACAGGGGGCTTAGTTGCTACTTTTAAACCTATTATTACAACACTTTCAGAGAGATACGGTATTGAGGCATTGGTCATCGATCCATACTTTGGTCAGACTTCAGCTACAGAGTTTTTATCAACAGTTGATTCTTTAGCATTTGTTGGATATGTCATGATGATAGCTTTTGCATTTAATATTCTTTTAGTAGCACTTAGAAAGTATACCAAGATTAGAACATTATTTATAACAGGACATATCATGTATCAGCAATCTGCGGTATTACTTTGGGCCCTTTACTGGGTAATTGAAGGTGCTGGCGGTCAAGCGGTATCCGTACCATTAATTTTGGTAACTGGATTATTGATGGGTACATATTGGTCAGTCATGTCCAACTTAATCATAGAAGCCACACAAGAGGTAACAGATGGTGCAGGATTTACTATTGGTCATCAACAAATGTTTGGTTCTTGGGTTGCTTATAAGATCGCAGGTAAAATTGGTAATAAAGAACACGACGTCAACTCTGTAAAAACAGCAGGCTTCCTTTCTATACTTAATGATAACGTTGTAGCCAATTCACTTATTATGACAGCTTTCGTTGGTACGATTATGATCATTCTTGGTAAAGACAGTTTCTCTTACAACACGGATAAGTATCTATTTGGTACTTACATTTGGGAAACATGTGCTTACTTTGCTGTATACATCACTATCCTTTTAACTGGTGTAAGAATGTTCGTAGCAGAGTTAACAGCATCATTCCAAGGTATCTCTGATAAATTATTATCTGGTGCTGTACCAGCTGTAGATTGTGCTGTTACATTTGGTTTCTCACCTCAAGCACCAACATATGGCTTTATCTTTGGTTTCTTTGGTCAGATGATTGCTATATTTACACTTATAATATTAAAAGCGCCTATACTTATTATTGCTGGCTTCATTTGCTTGTTCTTTGATAATGGTACTTTAGCTGTATTTGCCAACAAAGCAGGTGGAAGAAGAGCAGCTGCAATAATTCCATTCTGTGCAGGACTTATTCAAGTGTTTGGTTCAGCCCTTGTGCTTCACTTCCTTATTGGTCCAGCAGAGGTTATTGGATGGATGGGGATGTTTGACTGGGCAACATTATTTGCGGGAACGACTATCTTAACCAACTATTTAGGTATTATTGTTCCTATAGTATTAATACCATTACTTTTAATTATTCCACAGTTACAATACAAGCGTCATAAAGAAACTTACTTCACAACAATGAGAGATAAATAAGAGCACAAGACAAGAGATAAATAGGCTACCTTGAAATAGCCGAGGGAGCCTATTTTCATAAGCTAGGATGAACAATTGTGCAAAAGATATATGTGAAGCAATAGCTTGTTCATATTGTGAGAATAAGTTCAATTAAATATAAATGACTTAATCATAAGGAAAGAGGAATGTTTCATGATTCAAGGGTTTAAGTTAACAACAGATTATGTACAATTTTATGATAGTGTAGGCAGTTGGGAAGAAGCTATTCAGCTTGCCGCAAAACCTTTATTAATTGGAGGACAGATAAAACAATCTTATATTGATGGGATGATAGAATCTGTAAAAGAACATGGACCCTATATTGTTATTGCCCCAAATATAGCAATTCCCCATGCACGACCTGAATTAGGGTCTGTGGAAATAGGATATAGTGTCACATTACTACAGGAACCAGTATCCTTTACTGATGATGAAGAAAATAAGGCAAGATTATTAATCTCCTTGTCTTGTGTCGATGCTGATAGGCATTTGGAGATGCTACAGGCTATTGTTATGGTTTTATCTGATGAAAACAAGCAAGAAGCATTATTTAATGCAATGAATGCAGAAGAAGTATTAGAGATATTTAATACTTAGAACATAAATTTATAGTGGAATGGATGGTAGAAAAATGAGTAAAATTAATAATATTACTAGAGAAAGTTGGATTCTTAATACTTTCCCGGAATGGGGTAGTTGGCTAAACGAAGAAATTGAGGAAACGCAAGTAGAACCAGGAACATTCGCCATGTGGTGGTTAGGTTGTACAGGAATCTGGCTAAAGACTGAGAATAATACAAACTTATGTGTAGATCTATGGGTTAAATCTGGTAAGAGAACACATGGTGATGGCTTAATGAGAGAACAACACCAGCATCAAAGGATGATTGGGTGTGTGGCATTGCAACCTAATTTAAGAAACGTACCTGTGGTAATCGATCCATTTAAAATAAAAGAAATTGATGCTGTCTTAGCTACCCACGATCATGGGGATCACATTGACGAAAATGTAGCAGCTGCAGTATGTCAAAATACGGATAATACAATTAAGTTCATAGGTCCTAAGGCATGTGTTGAATTATGGAGAAGTTGGGGTGTTCCAGAAGAGCGTCTTGTTACTCTTTCACCAGGGGAAAGCTACAAAGTTAAAGATACAGAAATTGTTGCACTTGAGTCTTTTGATAGAACTGAACTGGTTACAGCACCTGCTGGGAAGACACTGAAAAATCAAATGCCACAAGAGATGGATGACCTAGCTCTCAATTATTTATTCAAAACTCCAGGTGGTACTTTATATCATAGTGGGGATTCCCATTATTCCAACTACTTTGCTAAACATGGTAACGAACATGAAATAGACGTAGCTTTAGGCTCATTTGGAGAGAACCCTAGAGGAATGACAGATAAGTTAACAGCTGAAGGTATTCTTAGAATGGCTGAATGTCTCAGAACAAAGGTTGTTATCCCAATTCATCATGATATTTGGACCAATTTTATGGCTGATCCTAATGAGATAATGACTCTATGGAATATGAAAAAAGACCGTTTGAAATATGGATTTAAACCTTTTATATGGCAAGTAGGTGGCAAGTTTACATGGCCAGATGATAAAGATGACATGGTATATATGTATAATCGAGGATTCCACGATGCATTTACCATTGAACCAGATCTACCTTTTAAATCATTGTTGTAGTCATGTATAGTATTTGAATTCAAAAAAATGGAGGAATTAATATGTTAAAAGTATTAGCTGCATGTGGAAATGGAATGGGTTCAAGTTTAATTATAAAAATGAAAATTGAGAAGGTCCTTAAAGAAATGGGTTATGATTGTGAAGTGCATCATGCTAGTGTTGGGCAAGCAAAATCAGATGCTAGAAACTTTGATTTAGTGTTAGTATCCCAAGTTTTTGTTAAGGAGTTTTCCAATGCCGGTAATGCAAAGGTTGTTGGCTTGGTTAATCTATTATCTGAACAAGAAATCAAAGAAAAAGTTGAATCAGCTCTTAGCTGATTGATGGGAATAGAGGAACGATTATGTATAAATTATGTGACAATCCATTAGGCATCTATGAGAAAGCTATTCCTAACAAATTTGACTGGGCTACAAAGATTAAAATTGCCAAAGCAGCAGGTTTTGAATTTATCGAAATGTCCATTGATGAATCAGATGAGAGGCTTTACCGATTAGAGTGGAGTAAAGAGAAACGGTTGTATATTAAAGAACAGCTTCACAAAAAAGATATGTATATTAACTCCATCTGTTTAAGTGCACATCGCAAATATCCATTTGGGAGTAAGGATGAGAAAGTACGTCAAAAAGCTTATGTTATTATGGACAAAGCCATTGAACTGGCAAAAGATTTAGGGGTTAGAAATATTCAGTTAGCAGGTTATGATGTTTACTATGAAGAGTCTGATGAAACAACTAAGAAGTATTTTCTAGAAGGGCTTCAATATGCTACAAAGAAAGCAGCCAGTGCTAATATTATGCTATCTATCGAGATAATGGATACACCATTTATAGGTACTATTACGAGATGTTTAGAATATATAGAGATGATTAATTCACCTTGGTTACAGATTTATGCAGATGTAGGTAATTTAAGCCAGTGGACTAGTGACCCTTTCATAGAACTTGAAAAGGGAATTCATCATATTATTGCAATTCATCTTAAAGATACAAAACCGGGACAGTTTAAATGTGTACCATTTGGTGAAGGAACGGTGGACTTTGTCAGAGTTTTTAATAAGCTCAGTGAACTAGATTTTAAAGGTCCTTTCTTAATTGAGATGTGGGCAGATAATACAAAAGATATTACTTTTGAGGAGAGCGTTGCTTATATAGAGGATGCAAAGAATCATTTAATAGAAAAGGCAGGTGAGTTGTTTAATGTTGGATAAAAGAATTGACCTGTTAAAAGAAGAGGTTTTTGAAGCCAATATGGAGTTGGTGAAACAAGGGTTAGTGATTTACACTTGGGGAAATGTAAGTGCTATTGATCGAGAGTCTGGATTAGTGGTCATTAAGCCAAGTGGTGTTAGCTATGAAGAAATGAGTGCAGGAGATATGGTGGTACTTGATCTTGATGGGAACATTGTCCAAGGAACAAAAAGACCATCCTCAGATACGAAGACCCATTTGGTACTTTATAAGGCTTTTGACACTATTCAAAGTGTTGTGCATACGCACTCAGAATGGGCAACATGCTGGGCACAAGCTGGCACGGGGATACCTTGTTATGGTACAACACATGCAGATTATTTCTATGGTCAAGTGATTTGTACAAGAGAACTGACCGATATAGAAATAGAACAAGATTATGAATATAATACAGGATTAGTTATGATTGAAACGCTTCAACAGAACAATTTAAACCCTTTAGAGTTACCCGGTATGTTAGTTTCTAATCATGGTCCATTTAGCTGGGGAACAACGCCTAAGGATGCAGTACATAATGCCAAGGTACTTGATGAGGTGGCTAAAATGGCTTATCGTACTGAAATAATAAGTAATAGAATAAAGCCTATTAAAGAAACGCTATTAAATAAGCATTATTTGAGAAAACACGGTAAAAACGCTTATTATGGACAATAAATTAAATAGATCACAACAACCATATATGAAGTGTTAATGTAAAATAATCTAGAAAGAAAGAAGGTGATAAAATGCTCAATAAAGAAGAATATCAACTTATTATTGATGCATCTGTTCTTTATTATCTTGAAGGAAAGACACAGAGTCAAATAGCTAAAGAACTTTATTTATCAAGACCTAAGGTATCTAGGTTATTAAAAAAAGCGAGAGATTTACAGATCGTTAATATAACCATCAATTATCAAAACGGTGAGTTTGAAAAACTCCAAAGTGAAGTTAGACGGTCTTTCAATGTACCTCATGTGGTTATATCTAAGACATTATCCAATCGTGAGAATACATTGGATGAGGTGTGTAAAGCAGCAGCGAAGGAATTGAGTATGGCTCTTAGAGACGATATGACTCTTGGAATATCTTGGGGAAAACATGTGCGTACTACAGCTAAACACATGAAACCGAAATCCTTTTCAAATATGAGGATTGTAGAATTATTCGGTGCCATTAGTTATGATATCGATGTGAATGATATGTTGAGTATAGGACGTTCATTATCGAGTAAACTTAAAGGGAAATTGTATCCACTACCCTCTCCCATCTATATTAATGATCCAATAGCCAGAGAAGCTATTATCAATACGCCCGTCATTAAAGACACTTTATCAATGATTGAGAACTGCGATTTAATTGTTACTGGCATAGGTTCCATTCAAGATGGGGAATCAAAACTTGATAATACGTTACAGACTTTATGGGATAATTACGTGGAGTCTAATATTAAAGAAAAGATAGTTCAGCAAGGGGGAACAGGCTTCTTGCTAGCGCATTTCTTTGATAAGAATGGGAATTTCTTAGATATGGATATCAACAGAAATGTAGTTGGAATTAAAACACAAACTATTAAAGAGAAAAAAATCATAGCTATTGCCTCTGGACGTAAGAAAGCTAAAGCTATCTATAGTGTTCTTAAAGGTGGTTTTATTCATACCTTAGTATCTGATGAGGAAACCTTAAAGGATGTTATGGAACTCTATAATGAAGAGAGGAAATAGGGAGGAATTATGAAGATCATTAATGGTATTGGCGCAAGCGAGGGTATCCAAATAGGAAAGATTTATAAATACGAAGTTACTGAGTTATCTATTATTAAAAAAGATATTATTGATATTGATAAAGAGTTGGCAAAATTAGAGGTCAGCTTA is a window encoding:
- a CDS encoding L-ribulose-5-phosphate 3-epimerase, translating into MYKLCDNPLGIYEKAIPNKFDWATKIKIAKAAGFEFIEMSIDESDERLYRLEWSKEKRLYIKEQLHKKDMYINSICLSAHRKYPFGSKDEKVRQKAYVIMDKAIELAKDLGVRNIQLAGYDVYYEESDETTKKYFLEGLQYATKKAASANIMLSIEIMDTPFIGTITRCLEYIEMINSPWLQIYADVGNLSQWTSDPFIELEKGIHHIIAIHLKDTKPGQFKCVPFGEGTVDFVRVFNKLSELDFKGPFLIEMWADNTKDITFEESVAYIEDAKNHLIEKAGELFNVG
- a CDS encoding L-ribulose-5-phosphate 4-epimerase, with the translated sequence MLDKRIDLLKEEVFEANMELVKQGLVIYTWGNVSAIDRESGLVVIKPSGVSYEEMSAGDMVVLDLDGNIVQGTKRPSSDTKTHLVLYKAFDTIQSVVHTHSEWATCWAQAGTGIPCYGTTHADYFYGQVICTRELTDIEIEQDYEYNTGLVMIETLQQNNLNPLELPGMLVSNHGPFSWGTTPKDAVHNAKVLDEVAKMAYRTEIISNRIKPIKETLLNKHYLRKHGKNAYYGQ
- a CDS encoding sugar-binding transcriptional regulator, translated to MLNKEEYQLIIDASVLYYLEGKTQSQIAKELYLSRPKVSRLLKKARDLQIVNITINYQNGEFEKLQSEVRRSFNVPHVVISKTLSNRENTLDEVCKAAAKELSMALRDDMTLGISWGKHVRTTAKHMKPKSFSNMRIVELFGAISYDIDVNDMLSIGRSLSSKLKGKLYPLPSPIYINDPIAREAIINTPVIKDTLSMIENCDLIVTGIGSIQDGESKLDNTLQTLWDNYVESNIKEKIVQQGGTGFLLAHFFDKNGNFLDMDINRNVVGIKTQTIKEKKIIAIASGRKKAKAIYSVLKGGFIHTLVSDEETLKDVMELYNEERK